The genomic stretch AAGTATCTATCCGGATAATTAGAGATTAAGTCATTACTCTCTTTGTGATTGATTGAAATTTCTTCAAGATTTATAATGCCAGAGTCttctgttaaaatttcaaaaataaataaatcaatttaaaaatacaacggataaatatgtgtgtgatctattatattattagtataaattttgataaagatatatttttaccaGCGCAATGGTCGTTTAACTTTGTAGCAATAGTTGTCAATAAATTTGGTACACTAGGAAGAGGTGCACCTAGCAGAATGCCTTTatcaatttgattaataattttccttaatacagtcttttttttctcttctttattattgaagctttcaatattgttatcatactgaatttctaataatactgCCTAAATATATCAAGCGTcccaaaagaaattttttgaatcagTATAAGATTTTgagaagatatataattgGGATTTTTCTAaagtcaataataatttttttttataccttaACAATGACACACAGAGAATAACAATATCTATATCCTATTGGAACATCTTTCCAGTAGCCCGAGTTCAATACTTCCCATGCGCGGTCTAAACAAGCTTCTACTCTTGTTATTGAGTTGTTTATCCATGCTTCTGAAGctcttgtaaaaagaaaaaatctttatatgtattaaatattcaaacatattgtattatttaaaataatcaatatatatatatataatatggttgtataaacacttgtttattaaaataatcaatataataaatttctaagtctacaaaattctttgtattaaattgaataaaagtaacatgcttgttaatatttcaaattaatttattaattaaaataaatatctaattttttattaaaaatttacttaaatatattaaatatattaatatttcgtgTATGTGAGGTAATATTGttgtaaagattttatttacaattgtttGTTAGATGTATGTAGCACACTTATTATAGGCGTCAAATGTAGTTTTATTTCGGTGGGTATATGTTCCAATTCTTTTGCTAGCAATTCCCAAGGTACTGTTATCATAGAAGCACTACGAGTCATTGCCTATAAATcacacgtacacacatacatacagatctcagatgtataataattataaatgattataattgaaaaaaaaaagctttactTATAAATAGACGCTTCTGTTATACTTGGGTTTACTTAAATTCGCCCATTGTACAATGACATGATCAGCTAAATAATACAAGATCCTTCCcgttaaagaaaaagtttttactCTGCAGAAGCTTTCTACAAATACAATAACGCTCTCCCTGATGCACAGCGCTTTGAACAAAAATGCTAAGATGCACAAAGGAACGCAAGTGCCAGGACCGTTGCATAAAATAAGCTCCGGATTTTCTCTCCATAAGATTGGAAGACAGTTGAGAGTGGCGAACAGAGTGGTCCATATAGAAGTGAGGTACGACTGTCGAACTTCCCGGCTTCTGTAAGCctctacaattttataatcctCATTGCCATCCTCCAGCTCCTTGACCTTCTCCGCACTCAGCTTATCCGTCCAAGCACGAACGTACACTCTGGGCGTATAATTCTCGAAATTCAAATGTTTAACTATCCGCAGCATCTCGGCTGTGTGTCCACCGGATCCTAATATTATCATCGTTTTAGCCGGATGGGATCTCTCCCCCCTGGGCTTATCGCGTTTGATGAATATCACGTAACATACTCTAGCAAATAATATGCAAGCAAGGCCGATAATGAAATAGATGAAGTATCTTGCGTACATCTCGCTTTATCACGCACCTGAAAAGATTATCATCGAATGAAATATGTTTACCAAGTCATGTAAGTGCAGATTACTTTACAGGTTACGTTAAGAACAATCTTACTAATTTCCAGATTTTGTGTATgcatctctctgtctctctgtctctctgtttctctgtctctctttctctctctctctctctctctctctctctctcagtgaACTCCAATGGAATACTTTTGCCACAATCGACGCACATGCGCGGAAAAGGTGACTCATCTGTCATCGCTAATAACTAGCTTCATGTGATTGGCGACAGCCAATGACGATCGACTGCTGTTCGCGATTGGCTATTCCTTCTTGTTTACTCAACAGActgttgaagaaaaaattggaTCGAATTTCCCGTCTGAATAAATTGTCGTAGTTTATGGTCGACAAGCTTCACGTCTCCCCACCCCGTCCCGCACATATGTAcgccatttttatttatgtgcgGGGGTTCGGTAGAGTTGAATACGagcagataatatttttagtggAAAACGAAATTTTGGAATAGTTCGAGAGTCGATTAGTGAAACATGTCGTCCCGTGATATTTAAATGACGCCGGTCATCGTTACGTTTGCACTCGCGATCATCGCGTGAGTGACTGTTCGTGCGAATGGTGATCATCCTGAACGCGACTTTCCTTCTCCCCCAGCGCTCCTGTTAATAAAATGGATCATCGCCAAAAGGTAAGACAAATACACAAaaagtattgtatatattcctTGATATATTCTTCTCTTGTCGACAAAAAATTAGGATTAAAAGAGACCAAAGGAAGGGGCAGTTCTCTTTGACAACCTCAAACAGATTTGTCtgcaaaaaatggaaatttatttcttcccACAACAAACAAACATTCTGtcttatgataaatttatctatttgtatGTGTTTTTCGTACAAAGTACtcggttttattttttactatttctaTTCTGCTGTAAAATGTCATGTGTCTTGGATAGAATTTAATCTATTGCTTATGCTTGTCAGATGGTTGTAGTTCCTCAAcaatcgaaaattaaaattgaggatgacgacgacgaggatgTGGAAGCACTGAGATTGGCAGCGCTTAAGTCGTTGCGAACTAAAGATGCCACGCATAAGAGGCCAACGATATTACAGGTGCAGAAAGTTTTTCCACAAGTAACGCAACCGTCACGTTTCCCATATAAAGGTCCATATAAAGGgcctataaagaaaaatttctatcacAACAAATTGCAAGGTCAAAGACAAAATGGGGTGAGCTTTTAAattgtgcaatatttttaagaaaactcCAATagttactttaaattttatatcggaaaataaagataaatacaactcatgttttttgttttataatacttaaGATATGTTTGAATAAATGGTctactaaattttaaaatatatgtaaaacaagatttatattgtaatttataaatgtataatttttaacaaatatgtttatatatttgtaatttatatttacagaatGTGTATTATCAAAGCCCTCGTAATCCAAATCTAATAGCGATAGTTCCTGTAGACGAGCCTTCCCCAATTCAACAAGCCCAGCTAGCACCTGTAGAAAAGACTGAATCATGTGCAGAATCACATCCACAAGGTAggtttatcatattttcacttaattattattgatttctcAACATTAATAGACTGACGAATTGCATTCATTgctttcttcaaaaattaaataatttaaaatgattgtataatttcagaaatatcgAAATTCCATCGTTTTAAAGACACTGGAAGTGCttcagaagaagaagaagcaaaggaacaaaaaaataatgtaacttCTATAAAGAAAGACATTACTGCAAAGGAAGAACCGGAGGAGTCTTTGGTAGAGACAGAGAGTCAGGAAGAAACTGcagaaaatttgcaaaaaaatggaGATAACCAAGAAGAAGATGGtaatgatgacgatgatgatgtaCTCTTAATGGCTGATCTCGAAGAGGAAGACAGTTTAGAACGCTTAATGGAtgagatggagagagaaatgaaTGATGGAAATAAGCCGtctgagaagaaagagaaaaaattgaataaaggcGAAACTAAGAACATAGTGAAGAGTGacgaaggaaataaaaattttgatcaaaaagTGAAATCGGATGAAAATTGCggcaagaaggagagaagcAACACAATTACCTCGTCTCTGACTGCGATTGTCAAAAATGATAGACGATCAGTTTCTCCGCACGTAACGAACCGAGTTGGTCAAAAACGCAAGTCACTGTCTCCAAGGTCACGGTCACGAAAGAAATCACCAAGAAGATCTCCCAGAAAATCTCCGATCAGACAGCCGAAAAGATCTCCGAGAGAATCATTGAGATATAGATCACCACGCAGATCTCCGACGTTACGATATTCTCGTAGATCCACATCACCCAGACTCTCGCCGCGCAGATCTCCAAACAGAATATCCACGAAGAGATCGCCACTGAGGAAATTATCCCCGAGAGGCAGATCACCCAAGCTTTCGTCGCGTTCCAGATCGCCCCGTCCGCACAGATCGAGATCACCGAGACGATCGCCTCGATCGAAATCTCCGAGGCTGCGTTCGCCAAAAATATCACGCTCCAGATCGCCGAGATTGTCGAGATCGAGATCGCCACGTTACTCGCCGCCGCTCAGATCGTCCAGATCCAAATCTCCCAGATTATCGCCAAGAAGAGTGTCGCCTCGTCGACTGCGATCTAGATCTAGATCTCTCGGTTTGTCTCCTCCTCGCAGAGGATCGCCTCGCTTGCGATCGCCAAAAGTGTCACCGCGTAGAACACCACCTCGTCTGAGATCACCGCGACTCTCGCCTCGCAGATCACCATGGTCATCCCCGAGACACTCACCGCGCCTTTCGCCGCGACGAAGGCGATCTCCCAAGTGGTCACCTAAAGAATTACCCAGGAAACACGGGCCGCGTTCCATTACTCCGGATATCAATCGAGACGAGTATGCAAGAGACCCGTCTCCGATTTTCAAGAATACAGCTTCGCCAGAAATATCCAGAATGAGGACAAAGCAAAAGGATGAAGTGTATGAAAGATCAACAACAGCGACGATCGAAACAGCAAAGGAATCCGTTGATATGATTAGCGATCCTGTGCTCGAagcaagaagaaagaaatttgaatCTACGCGGCCTATCGATCCTGTAAATgccaataaaaagattaaattatccaAGAAACGTACGACGAATATAAAAGTAGAGTCCTCGGAAGGAACGGAGATTCCATTAGTTGGTAGAAAGGCAAACAAAACTCTGGAGGAATTTGATGTTCAGGAGATGGATATCTGCCTGGCGGCGAATTATGAGTTAGAAGAGTTTGAAGAAGCGGTAGAAAATACATCACCGACTATTATTACAAGCTCTGTAAATACTTGCATAGACGTAGAGCCGCAAAAAATGGAGAAGGAGAAGtctttgaagaaaaagaagaaacgcgACAAGGAGTTGTACCAAGTGGGAAAACTGAAAAGCGAACTACCGCTTTCTGAACGTATCGGAAAAGACAAGAAATGTAAGAAACGTAAAGAGATAGACCCCGAGGATGGTATAGACGCTATATTCGAAGATATAGCGGTAGATGAAGAAGGAGATTTACGAACAGAGCTCAGCAGGAGGCGCGCGGAAAGATTGAACAGAGCAGTACCAATTCAGTCGGCTAGACTGGTTCAGTCAGCTTTTAAAGGCGTTGTTAATGAGTATGTATCAGCACGatgttaatgtaatattattgtatttttttttgacaatgtTACTTATTGTATCTCGCGTTTCTTTTTACAGGGTTGTGAAAAATAATGCGAAAGCTAATCAGAGACATGTCCTTAACACTGATGAAAAatgtaagtaataataatatattcagctgctcaatatttctatatatatttcgataaacttctttctttattgtacaattttttttttaataacgaatgtttctctttttatagcTAATCAAAAGGAAGTTAGACGGGTTACTGTATTACATAGATCATTAACGGAATTACACGATTCTGAAGGTACTTATATCTTCTTGTAACATATATCTTGTAACATTAACATAAATTGTTTGTAAGTTTCAGTTTATaacattcattaatatttattcgttaATATTCGTTGGTCACTTGTTGAAGAAATTGTAGAGttggagattttatttttttaaatgattagtttcattattattttttacacgtatgaagaaaatattttacaatcacaaaataaaaataattaagaattaaatttttaatcttgactAAATTTAGTTatgttcttatttttcatttacagaTGAAAGTACTCTTGATTCGAAAGTACCTGTGCGTTTCAGGCTCGGGCTCAACAAACAAGTGCAAGAGTCCAGAGAATCCAAGGTTACTCGAAAAGCATCCAAAAGACAGGGTCGTAAGGTAAAGCACAAAAATCATTTGTCTACTCTAAAAGATCCTGAGCATATTTCGTAGTGAATGAAATTATGCCTTTATATCTACTCTAGATTTGTAAGTAGTATGGTAACCTCTTATCAACATGGTTTAatcgatattgatattttgtgatactacCAAGAGTTaagtatattatgtaaaaaaagatacattttgaaatattcatacTTTTATTGAGAGATCATAATGGAATGATGGCAGAAATAAGAAACGataaaaacttgaaattatTAGGCTCTATgcacaatatttcattataatcttGCAAATTAGAATAGTACAATctgatataatttgaataatgatcaattattacaattgtatcaacttaataaataacagTTCTTTgagtaattaatgaaaaatattttaataaacaatattttttgttcattatggaggaatcttttttttttgttaggaatatttttttgttaaaaattattttaagtaaataattactcataaaaataatttattaactaagttatgtaaaattatctatGAAACACAGTGTGAAACAATATTGTGTGCCTTTTAATAATAGCCAGAAGATAATGAATGCCGCGAGATAATTTGCGTTATtgaattttgttgaaaaaaatgaagaatattgttttcgtaaaatagatatagatatgaaCAGACATAACAAtactagatatatatataaaaagaaacgagCAATTGTATAGAACATTTTCCAGAAAttgtttgcaatttaatattgcgtGATTCGAGACTCGAGTTCAATAGAAAATAAGAGTGATCTGTTTTTTGTttaggaataaaataaaaccgcGTTCGTCCGATTGCATATTTGAATGCAGAGAGAATAGCGGTTCATCTCTTACTGCTCATTATGTTGTCGACGCATAGGAAGATGCGCTCATTACCGGTTATATTATGTCATATGAAAAgcatctcttttctcttttcaagcataaagtacaataatattaatataatattgagaatAATGTCGAAATTTCGAATACTTTTACGATTTAAATGTACTCGATTGTTTATCGTTTGCTTAGGAAAAGTTGATTACgtgtgattatattaaatctgttATATTGAAGAAGAATTGTGTATATAACTTACTTTGGTCGCTCACCTAATAAACaagaaatcattaataatcccAAAGCTACCTATTGCAAAACctaagtatattttatgagaattaGTAATGTGTAGGCACATATCTTAATTGTACATAGCACTTAATACCGATCAAACTTAATAAGAATGTTGTAGTATAGCTTGTAAATTTGATTAACGATGTGTGTCGCGGCACCAAATGTCTTGtacaaaaatgcaattttttattaaaatttaattttaacgtcGCTAagtgacatatttttaaacaggATGCAAATTCTTTAAGATCTGATtgacgatattttataaattgatatatttaacgctcatttttttacaattaagaaattaaaattagtattaaaatattaacgatgtgtagaagagagaagaataaTTGTTCtccatacatttaaaaaaatatgtgctgATGAAATTTACGgcatttacaatttacatttacgGCTGTAGTTTAcgattctttaaaaatgtagaaaaattgtatatgttaattttatatgttttcgaCGGCAGATATTATTGCACATAAtccattgttatatattttttattgcattttgtgAGAAAAGTGCAATTATATcctatttaatgtattttacgtaattgtatttaattttaacgatcAAAGTAATCTCGTTAttcctttaattatatatttccataattGACAATTATAGGATATATAACATGCATCAGTACAGCGTATGTATAACCAATATGCGTGAACATTTTTTAGGCTGTTGTGCAGctatgtacataaatttaatctctacTTCAGAAATGATGTTCGTATATCAAGCTAAATACCTCATAGTATCTATGAAGGTGTAAACGCTACTTTTACGtcaataaaaactaatattacattttagagaaatttttttccataaaattattgctacGAGTATCACAGTaggaaacttattttatttatacacat from Cataglyphis hispanica isolate Lineage 1 chromosome 11, ULB_Chis1_1.0, whole genome shotgun sequence encodes the following:
- the LOC126852735 gene encoding bifunctional peptidase and arginyl-hydroxylase JMJD5-like isoform X1, with amino-acid sequence MYARYFIYFIIGLACILFARVCYVIFIKRDKPRGERSHPAKTMIILGSGGHTAEMLRIVKHLNFENYTPRVYVRAWTDKLSAEKVKELEDGNEDYKIVEAYRSREVRQSYLTSIWTTLFATLNCLPILWRENPELILCNGPGTCVPLASEAWINNSITRVEACLDRAWEVLNSGYWKDVPIGYRYCYSLCVIVKAVLLEIQYDNNIESFNNKEEKKKTVLRKIINQIDKGILLGAPLPSVPNLLTTIATKLNDHCAEDSGIINLEEISINHKESNDLISNYPDRYFERPSMQTFYNKIFVPKVPAILTDCMNHWKALTLWKNPNYLNKIAGSRTVPIEIGSSYTEEDWTQHLVNFSEFLQKHVIANNSKVGYLAQHQLFEQIPELKKDFEVPEYCCFSDSEDKDVESSEVDINAWFGPAGTVSPLHFDPKNNLLSQIFGYKRVILYSPAETENLYPYDSKLLNNTAQVDPVRPDYDKWPNFRKADGMTFHLKPGEMLYIPPKWWHHVTALTPSFSISFWWN
- the LOC126852727 gene encoding serine/arginine repetitive matrix protein 1-like isoform X1, which gives rise to MDHRQKMVVVPQQSKIKIEDDDDEDVEALRLAALKSLRTKDATHKRPTILQVQKVFPQVTQPSRFPYKGPYKGPIKKNFYHNKLQGQRQNGNVYYQSPRNPNLIAIVPVDEPSPIQQAQLAPVEKTESCAESHPQEISKFHRFKDTGSASEEEEAKEQKNNVTSIKKDITAKEEPEESLVETESQEETAENLQKNGDNQEEDGNDDDDDVLLMADLEEEDSLERLMDEMEREMNDGNKPSEKKEKKLNKGETKNIVKSDEGNKNFDQKVKSDENCGKKERSNTITSSLTAIVKNDRRSVSPHVTNRVGQKRKSLSPRSRSRKKSPRRSPRKSPIRQPKRSPRESLRYRSPRRSPTLRYSRRSTSPRLSPRRSPNRISTKRSPLRKLSPRGRSPKLSSRSRSPRPHRSRSPRRSPRSKSPRLRSPKISRSRSPRLSRSRSPRYSPPLRSSRSKSPRLSPRRVSPRRLRSRSRSLGLSPPRRGSPRLRSPKVSPRRTPPRLRSPRLSPRRSPWSSPRHSPRLSPRRRRSPKWSPKELPRKHGPRSITPDINRDEYARDPSPIFKNTASPEISRMRTKQKDEVYERSTTATIETAKESVDMISDPVLEARRKKFESTRPIDPVNANKKIKLSKKRTTNIKVESSEGTEIPLVGRKANKTLEEFDVQEMDICLAANYELEEFEEAVENTSPTIITSSVNTCIDVEPQKMEKEKSLKKKKKRDKELYQVGKLKSELPLSERIGKDKKCKKRKEIDPEDGIDAIFEDIAVDEEGDLRTELSRRRAERLNRAVPIQSARLVQSAFKGVVNEVVKNNAKANQRHVLNTDEKSNQKEVRRVTVLHRSLTELHDSEDESTLDSKVPVRFRLGLNKQVQESRESKVTRKASKRQGRKVKHKNHLSTLKDPEHIS
- the LOC126852727 gene encoding serine/arginine repetitive matrix protein 1-like isoform X2; the encoded protein is MDHRQKMVVVPQQSKIKIEDDDDEDVEALRLAALKSLRTKDATHKRPTILQVQKVFPQVTQPSRFPYKGPYKGPIKKNFYHNKLQGQRQNGNVYYQSPRNPNLIAIVPVDEPSPIQQAQLAPVEKTESCAESHPQEISKFHRFKDTGSASEEEEAKEQKNNVTSIKKDITAKEEPEESLVETESQEETAENLQKNGDNQEEDGNDDDDDVLLMADLEEEDSLERLMDEMEREMNDGNKPSEKKEKKLNKGETKNIVKSDEGNKNFDQKVKSDENCGKKERSNTITSSLTAIVKNDRRSVSPHVTNRVGQKRKSLSPRSRSRKKSPRRSPRKSPIRQPKRSPRESLRYRSPRRSPTLRYSRRSTSPRLSPRRSPNRISTKRSPLRKLSPRGRSPKLSSRSRSPRPHRSRSPRRSPRSKSPRLRSPKISRSRSPRLSRSRSPRYSPPLRSSRSKSPRLSPRRVSPRRLRSRSRSLGLSPPRRGSPRLRSPKVSPRRTPPRLRSPRLSPRRSPWSSPRHSPRLSPRRRRSPKWSPKELPRKHGPRSITPDINRDEYARDPSPIFKNTASPEISRMRTKQKDEVYERSTTATIETAKESVDMISDPVLEARRKKFESTRPIDPVNANKKIKLSKKRTTNIKVESSEGTEIPLVGRKANKTLEEFDVQEMDICLAANYELEEFEEAVENTSPTIITSSVNTCIDVEPQKMEKEKSLKKKKKRDKELYQVGKLKSELPLSERIGKDKKCKKRKEIDPEDGIDAIFEDIAVDEEGDLRTELSRRRAERLNRAVPIQSARLVQSAFKGVVNEVVKNNAKANQRHVLNTDEKSNQKEVRRVTVLHRSLTELHDSEDESTLDSKVPVRFRLGLNKQVQESRESKVTRKASKRQGRKE